In Corallococcus macrosporus, the following are encoded in one genomic region:
- a CDS encoding L,D-transpeptidase family protein — protein sequence MLASALLRESPLLLREPTDARDSASLLSVLPRGAERPGDRTASEANSLTRFSGPAPKVEPALPTRLPATALEHPRFAGSPQLADVASGVTVLGTGAKGDGLRAVQGALLDMGFALYGGADGRYGPDTARALRNFQVHAGLRSSGVLDAATLRALEALAPAPGSRGQARALPSPFYAGQPVRVVIALREHRTFLFDPAGQLVDIFPNAVGTATTPTHAGLKLVRAKLDQVATEDAGARLWNDRHVFGARLLDLSWADGHRSGEELHGTSAPALLGGDVSHGCIRHANEDILVLHDALAAGDRIAVVETLQDPHLGVPVTTG from the coding sequence ATGCTCGCATCCGCACTGCTTCGAGAGTCCCCGCTTCTCCTCCGTGAACCGACCGACGCGCGCGACTCCGCGTCGCTCCTGTCCGTCCTGCCCCGTGGAGCGGAGCGTCCGGGGGACAGGACGGCGTCCGAGGCCAACTCGCTCACGCGCTTCAGTGGCCCGGCACCGAAGGTGGAACCGGCGCTCCCCACGCGGCTGCCCGCGACCGCGCTGGAGCATCCGCGCTTCGCCGGTTCGCCGCAGCTCGCGGACGTGGCGTCCGGGGTGACGGTGCTGGGCACCGGAGCGAAAGGGGACGGGCTTCGCGCGGTGCAGGGCGCGCTCCTGGACATGGGGTTCGCGCTCTATGGCGGCGCGGACGGGCGCTATGGACCGGACACGGCCCGAGCGCTCCGCAACTTCCAGGTGCATGCGGGCCTGCGCTCCAGCGGCGTGCTCGATGCCGCCACGCTGCGGGCCCTGGAGGCGCTGGCCCCGGCTCCGGGCTCACGCGGACAGGCCCGCGCCCTGCCCTCCCCCTTCTACGCGGGCCAGCCGGTGCGCGTGGTCATCGCCCTGCGCGAGCACCGCACGTTCCTCTTCGACCCGGCGGGCCAGCTCGTCGACATCTTCCCCAACGCCGTGGGCACCGCCACCACGCCCACGCACGCGGGCCTGAAGCTCGTCAGGGCGAAGCTGGATCAGGTGGCCACCGAGGACGCGGGCGCGCGGCTGTGGAACGACCGGCACGTGTTCGGCGCGCGGCTGCTGGACCTCTCCTGGGCGGATGGCCACCGCAGCGGCGAGGAGCTGCACGGCACCAGCGCCCCCGCCCTGCTCGGGGGCGACGTGTCCCACGGCTGCATCCGTCACGCGAACGAGGACATCCTCGTGCTGCATGACGCGCTCGCCGCGGGCGACCGCATCGCGGTGGTGGAGACGCTCCAGGACCCGCACCTGGGCGTCCCCGTCACCACCGGCTGA
- a CDS encoding protein kinase domain-containing protein, which translates to MTTSQPKRQPIPFGKYLLLDRVNIGGMAEVWRGKQFGASGFERLVAIKRILPNIAEDEEFISMFIDEAKISVQLTHANIAQIYELGQIASSYFISMEYIPGKDMRAIFDRCRKKGEPAPVPLVAFCVAKMCEGLDYAHRKKDGMGRDLNIVHRDISPQNVLVSFEGEVKVIDFGIAKAAGKATKTQAGILKGKFGYMSPEQIRGLPLDRRSDVFAIGVCLYEMLTGERLFVGDSDFSVLEKVRKAEVPSPSTYNRRIPEALERIVLKSLAKDVEERYQYASELGDDLQRFLLTNDSIFGRKDLMQYMKSTFAEEVEREKQRLAEYADIRAPDGMLAAIEAGFSGPSPVPTQSMTNIPAVAPSAPAVEPVSAPPPRASNSGGNNAAGQGARRSPTLAALPKLTAAPAAPSPKEDEELATQMVDRDAVFNDAPEPTTQPGAAIGRAVTPLESPAAPADADDGEDVSGRTAVIPPPSSLPQIPSASPRTSAPVLTAAPPRPSLTNVPTLMAHDAPAPRSTPNRGNDSQLPRIVRPDSPPEPMPPPPRPPAPPVLGGSNAPRPPAGREPPAKDTRAKNAPEEGGARGLGLKGMDKRLLYSVVAVASLFMLVGVALVFSPSKAAQGYVMVELKTPDAKDRAMVSINAGPPEKFPSNGFILKQLPVGNVLVVVTADGYDAFNKSVMVSEGANATQVPVQLKQQSRSVLVVFKTQPDDAEVKIDGQVARKQGVRDQVLRDFSLSEDNPLVEVSAPGYGTFIKKLTVNNNGLDVVANLERSPVDVRVESTPEGAAVFLGNKDLGVVTPVNVRVPWGTRELTLKAKCHADADVSVGTPTPAGSTVKVEAALKKQARCRD; encoded by the coding sequence GTGACGACCTCTCAACCGAAGCGGCAACCCATCCCGTTCGGGAAGTATCTCCTCCTGGACCGCGTCAACATCGGCGGCATGGCGGAGGTCTGGCGCGGCAAACAGTTCGGCGCCAGTGGCTTCGAGCGGCTCGTCGCCATCAAGCGCATCCTGCCGAACATCGCCGAGGATGAAGAATTCATCTCGATGTTCATCGATGAGGCGAAGATCAGCGTCCAGCTGACCCACGCCAACATCGCGCAGATCTACGAGCTGGGGCAGATCGCCAGCAGCTACTTCATCTCGATGGAGTACATCCCCGGCAAGGACATGCGGGCCATCTTCGACCGCTGCCGGAAGAAGGGTGAGCCCGCGCCCGTGCCGCTCGTCGCCTTCTGCGTGGCGAAGATGTGCGAGGGCCTGGACTACGCCCACCGCAAGAAGGACGGGATGGGGCGCGACCTCAACATCGTCCACCGCGACATCTCGCCGCAGAACGTGCTCGTGTCCTTCGAGGGCGAGGTCAAGGTCATCGACTTCGGCATCGCGAAGGCGGCGGGCAAGGCGACCAAGACGCAGGCCGGCATCCTCAAGGGCAAGTTCGGCTACATGAGCCCGGAGCAGATCCGCGGCCTGCCCCTGGACCGCCGCTCGGACGTGTTCGCCATCGGCGTGTGCCTCTACGAGATGCTCACCGGTGAGCGCCTCTTCGTGGGCGACAGCGACTTCTCCGTGCTGGAGAAGGTGCGCAAGGCGGAGGTGCCTTCGCCGTCCACGTACAACCGGCGCATCCCGGAGGCGCTGGAGCGCATCGTCCTCAAGTCGCTCGCGAAGGACGTGGAGGAGCGCTACCAGTACGCCAGCGAGCTGGGCGACGACCTTCAGCGCTTCCTGCTGACGAACGACTCCATCTTCGGCCGCAAGGACCTCATGCAGTACATGAAGTCCACGTTCGCCGAAGAGGTCGAGCGCGAGAAGCAGCGCCTGGCCGAGTACGCGGACATCCGCGCGCCGGACGGCATGCTGGCGGCCATCGAGGCGGGCTTCAGCGGCCCGTCCCCGGTGCCCACGCAGAGCATGACCAACATCCCGGCGGTGGCGCCCTCCGCGCCCGCCGTGGAGCCCGTCTCCGCGCCGCCGCCGCGCGCCTCCAACTCCGGCGGCAACAACGCGGCGGGGCAGGGTGCCCGCCGCTCGCCCACGCTCGCCGCGCTGCCCAAGCTGACCGCCGCGCCCGCCGCGCCCTCGCCCAAGGAGGACGAGGAGCTGGCGACGCAGATGGTGGACCGCGACGCCGTCTTCAACGACGCGCCGGAGCCCACCACCCAGCCGGGCGCCGCCATTGGCCGCGCCGTCACGCCGCTGGAGTCCCCGGCCGCGCCCGCGGACGCGGATGACGGCGAGGACGTGTCGGGCCGCACCGCCGTCATCCCGCCGCCCTCGTCGCTGCCCCAGATTCCCTCCGCGTCCCCGCGGACCAGCGCCCCGGTGCTGACCGCCGCGCCGCCGCGCCCGTCGCTCACCAACGTGCCCACGTTGATGGCCCACGACGCGCCCGCGCCGCGCAGCACGCCCAACCGGGGCAACGACAGCCAGCTGCCGCGCATCGTCCGGCCGGACTCTCCGCCGGAGCCGATGCCGCCCCCGCCGCGCCCGCCCGCGCCCCCCGTCCTGGGTGGCTCGAACGCGCCGCGTCCGCCCGCGGGTCGCGAGCCGCCCGCGAAGGACACCCGCGCGAAGAACGCGCCCGAGGAGGGCGGTGCCCGGGGCCTGGGCCTCAAGGGCATGGACAAGCGCCTGCTCTACAGCGTCGTCGCGGTGGCGTCGCTGTTCATGCTGGTGGGCGTGGCCCTGGTCTTCTCTCCGAGCAAGGCCGCGCAGGGCTACGTGATGGTGGAGCTCAAGACGCCGGACGCGAAGGACCGCGCCATGGTGTCCATCAACGCGGGCCCTCCGGAGAAGTTCCCGTCCAACGGCTTCATCCTGAAGCAGTTGCCGGTGGGCAACGTGCTGGTGGTGGTGACCGCGGACGGCTACGACGCCTTCAACAAGTCCGTCATGGTGTCCGAGGGCGCCAACGCCACGCAGGTGCCGGTGCAGCTCAAGCAGCAGTCGCGCTCGGTGCTCGTGGTCTTCAAGACCCAGCCGGATGACGCCGAGGTGAAGATCGACGGCCAGGTGGCCCGCAAGCAGGGCGTCCGCGATCAGGTGCTGCGCGACTTCTCCCTCAGCGAGGACAACCCGCTGGTGGAGGTCTCCGCTCCGGGCTACGGGACGTTCATCAAGAAGCTGACCGTGAACAACAACGGCCTGGACGTGGTGGCGAACCTGGAGCGCTCGCCGGTGGACGTGCGCGTCGAGTCCACGCCCGAGGGCGCGGCCGTCTTCCTGGGCAACAAGGACCTGGGCGTCGTCACCCCGGTGAACGTCCGGGTGCCGTGGGGCACGCGCGAGCTGACGCTGAAGGCGAAATGCCACGCGGACGCGGACGTATCCGTGGGGACGCCGACGCCGGCGGGTTCCACGGTCAAGGTGGAAGCAGCCCTGAAGAAGCAGGCGCGCTGCCGCGATTAG
- a CDS encoding ABC transporter ATP-binding protein, translating to MIRARDVVKEYEDGEGSRVRVLDGVSLDVEAGDFVAVVGASGSGKSTLLHLLGGLDVHYQGQVEVGGVKLTGLRDRELARFRNTHVGFVFQSFHLIPNLSALENVLLPSHFGPATADGRKRASQLLERVGLGAKQDRAPVRLSGGERQRVAIARALFGGPKLLLCDEPTGNLDAATGAGVIQLFQELHKEGLTVLTVTHEERMSAVARRVLRLKDARLVEETSAPAPLASRGAP from the coding sequence TTGATCCGCGCGCGCGACGTCGTGAAGGAGTACGAGGACGGCGAGGGCTCGCGCGTGCGCGTGCTCGACGGCGTGTCGCTGGACGTGGAGGCCGGGGACTTCGTCGCGGTGGTGGGCGCGTCCGGCAGCGGCAAGTCCACGCTCCTGCACCTGCTGGGCGGCCTGGACGTGCACTACCAGGGGCAGGTGGAGGTGGGCGGCGTGAAGCTCACCGGCCTGCGCGACCGGGAGCTGGCGCGCTTCCGCAACACGCACGTGGGCTTCGTCTTCCAGTCCTTCCACCTCATCCCCAACCTGTCCGCGCTGGAGAACGTGCTCCTGCCGTCGCACTTCGGTCCGGCCACGGCGGACGGGCGCAAGCGCGCGAGCCAGTTGCTGGAGCGCGTGGGGCTGGGCGCCAAGCAGGACCGCGCGCCGGTGCGCCTGTCCGGTGGCGAGCGCCAGCGCGTGGCCATTGCCCGCGCCCTCTTCGGCGGCCCGAAGCTGCTCCTGTGTGACGAGCCCACGGGCAACCTGGACGCGGCCACGGGCGCGGGCGTCATCCAGCTCTTCCAGGAGCTGCACAAGGAAGGGCTCACCGTGCTGACGGTCACCCACGAGGAGCGCATGAGCGCGGTGGCGCGGCGGGTGCTGCGGCTCAAGGACGCGCGGCTGGTGGAGGAGACCTCCGCGCCCGCGCCGCTGGCCTCGCGAGGTGCCCCGTGA
- a CDS encoding LysM peptidoglycan-binding domain-containing protein: MPLSLLLLALASVPSSQGVAPSPVPPPGVHAVPSKEASLLTADGNLATPPSPIEEGEETEEVENESAELEELRALEGATLDPEAKPNAEMMQSLRRLGLTNPLRLRMLDALEEPTFREDDTAPPLARITDLASFDISQVKDRYDIPVDMQPRVAEYIQFFQGPGRKWFRKWMARSTRYLPVMQPILESKGLPRDTVYLAMIESGFSANAYSWAHAAGPWQFISSTGKQYGLKQDFWVDERRDPIKATHAAAAYLKDLYGELGHWYLAWAGYNTGSYRVRKMVTRYGTNDFWVLAEEPGLAKETKHYVPKLIAAALVAKNPTAFGFSEEEFQYESTLEYDEVKLTDATDLDVVARAAGVSVTDVQELNPELRRWCTPPATAAKPYVLKLPRGTTTRFAENLQKLSPAERLTFRVHTVKRGDTLSQIAQKYGTAPEAILQMNRLKSARVLKVRAELVIPVPANGRGGSGDAGGAIATKVAQARRSGMVATRPEDEIPAGTPRGPVAAGPVKTEKVDGKTRITYGVQEGDSLWLIANRFQVSVDDLKKWNNLPKRNRTLSLGTLLAVWPPDAKGAAPAKVEERGGTIVVANAVAGQAPVGPKGAKVHTLAEGETLWSVSQRYNVSVQDIMKWNHIKDHRTVPTGKLLSLSAP; this comes from the coding sequence ATGCCGCTCTCTCTGCTCCTGCTAGCCCTGGCCTCGGTTCCCTCGTCGCAGGGCGTGGCGCCGTCACCGGTGCCGCCGCCCGGCGTGCATGCGGTGCCCTCCAAGGAAGCCTCCCTTCTGACGGCGGACGGCAATCTGGCCACGCCGCCCTCTCCCATCGAGGAAGGCGAGGAGACGGAAGAGGTGGAGAACGAGTCCGCCGAGCTGGAGGAGCTGCGCGCGCTGGAGGGCGCGACGCTGGACCCGGAGGCGAAGCCGAACGCGGAGATGATGCAGTCGCTGCGGCGGCTGGGCCTGACGAACCCGTTGCGGCTCCGAATGTTGGACGCGCTGGAGGAGCCCACCTTCCGCGAGGACGACACCGCCCCGCCGCTGGCGCGCATCACGGACCTGGCGAGCTTCGACATTTCGCAGGTGAAGGACCGCTACGACATCCCGGTGGACATGCAGCCGCGGGTGGCCGAGTACATCCAGTTCTTCCAGGGCCCCGGCCGCAAGTGGTTCCGCAAGTGGATGGCGCGCTCCACGCGCTACCTGCCGGTGATGCAGCCCATCCTGGAGTCCAAGGGCCTGCCCCGGGACACGGTGTACCTGGCGATGATCGAGAGCGGCTTCTCCGCGAACGCGTACTCGTGGGCGCACGCGGCCGGGCCGTGGCAGTTCATCTCCAGCACGGGCAAGCAGTACGGCCTCAAGCAGGACTTCTGGGTGGACGAGCGGCGTGACCCCATCAAGGCCACGCACGCGGCGGCGGCGTACCTGAAGGACCTCTACGGCGAGCTGGGCCACTGGTACCTGGCGTGGGCGGGCTACAACACGGGCTCGTACCGGGTGCGCAAGATGGTGACGCGCTACGGGACGAACGACTTCTGGGTGCTGGCGGAGGAGCCAGGCCTGGCGAAGGAGACGAAGCACTACGTGCCCAAGCTCATCGCCGCGGCGCTGGTGGCGAAGAACCCCACCGCGTTCGGCTTCTCCGAGGAGGAGTTCCAGTACGAGTCCACGCTCGAGTACGACGAGGTGAAGCTCACGGACGCCACGGACCTGGACGTGGTGGCGCGCGCGGCCGGGGTGAGCGTGACGGACGTGCAGGAGCTGAACCCGGAGCTGCGGCGCTGGTGCACGCCCCCGGCGACGGCCGCGAAGCCGTACGTCCTGAAGCTGCCGCGCGGCACGACGACGCGGTTCGCGGAGAACCTCCAGAAGCTGTCGCCCGCGGAGCGGCTGACGTTCCGGGTGCACACGGTGAAGCGCGGCGACACGCTGTCGCAGATTGCCCAGAAGTACGGCACGGCGCCGGAGGCCATCCTCCAGATGAACCGGCTGAAGAGCGCGCGGGTGCTGAAGGTGCGCGCGGAGCTGGTGATTCCGGTGCCGGCCAACGGCCGGGGTGGCAGCGGTGACGCGGGTGGCGCCATCGCGACGAAGGTGGCGCAGGCGCGGCGCAGCGGCATGGTGGCGACGCGGCCGGAGGACGAGATTCCCGCGGGCACGCCCCGGGGTCCGGTGGCCGCCGGTCCGGTGAAGACGGAGAAGGTGGATGGCAAGACGCGCATCACCTACGGCGTGCAGGAGGGCGACAGCCTGTGGCTCATCGCCAACCGCTTCCAGGTGTCGGTGGACGACCTGAAGAAGTGGAACAACCTGCCCAAGCGCAACCGCACGCTGTCGCTGGGCACGCTGCTCGCGGTATGGCCGCCGGACGCGAAGGGCGCGGCGCCCGCGAAGGTGGAGGAGCGCGGCGGCACCATCGTGGTGGCCAACGCCGTGGCGGGACAGGCGCCCGTGGGCCCCAAGGGCGCAAAGGTGCACACGCTGGCCGAGGGCGAGACGCTCTGGTCGGTGTCGCAGCGCTACAACGTGTCCGTCCAGGACATCATGAAGTGGAACCACATCAAGGACCACCGCACGGTCCCCACCGGCAAGCTGCTGTCGCTGAGCGCGCCGTGA
- a CDS encoding AAA family ATPase — MTKVRKVNKADPLADLPRWAQQLARKYYTKTVSTFLLYGAVRDLQPLQLEDGGRGFGTLKTFLSEELFGGRDHVLFYDRSSGIRSATPETQKDLARAMTGYDAMYGTDFSKVLPRDPGRALQILENFLRMRLSEGRSMALIIDYAETLVPGGEMSHLSAEDRFVVATLDKWAHDPQFLAGDVSVVLLAENLSDVSPRISRNPYVAPIELPLPTEEERLEYVRSKLEGKKLQTVSEVPLAGLAKMTAGLSRINLDRVLTEALEREVRITPELLKEKKKELIQAECHGLLEFIEPAHTLDAVAGHAPAKQMLRQAASALKKGRIEVMPMGYLVSGPVGTGKTFMVSCFAGEIGIPVVKFLNFRSQWQGVTESNLEKIFNLLKALWPVAVMVDEADTFLGNRDSGGDSGTSSRIFGSIASFMGNTQYRGKIVWFLLTARPDLLPIDLKRQGRAEEHLALFYPQTDEERNELFQAMSKKTGVSVEGVDSFAALIPGGVRAFSGADIEAVMVRSKFRALAEGRDQVTKDDLAAVLADFVPPSYPLEIEMQNLVAVQECTSRALLPENFRKLDRDYISKRVRELKMLLEEQ, encoded by the coding sequence GTGACAAAGGTGCGCAAGGTGAACAAGGCGGATCCGCTGGCGGATCTGCCCCGGTGGGCGCAGCAGCTGGCGCGCAAGTACTACACGAAGACCGTCAGCACCTTCCTGCTGTATGGGGCCGTGCGGGACCTGCAGCCCCTGCAACTGGAAGACGGCGGCCGCGGCTTCGGGACGCTCAAGACGTTCCTGTCGGAGGAGCTGTTCGGCGGGCGCGACCACGTCCTCTTCTACGACCGCTCGTCGGGCATCCGCTCCGCGACGCCGGAGACGCAGAAGGACCTGGCGCGGGCTATGACGGGTTACGACGCCATGTACGGCACGGACTTCTCCAAGGTCCTGCCGCGCGATCCGGGCCGCGCGCTCCAAATCCTGGAGAACTTCCTGCGCATGCGCCTGAGCGAGGGCCGCTCCATGGCGCTCATCATCGACTACGCGGAGACGCTGGTCCCCGGCGGGGAGATGAGCCACCTGTCCGCGGAGGACCGCTTCGTCGTGGCCACACTGGACAAGTGGGCGCACGACCCGCAGTTCCTGGCGGGCGACGTGTCGGTGGTGCTGCTGGCGGAGAACCTGTCGGACGTGTCGCCGCGCATCAGCCGCAACCCGTACGTGGCGCCCATCGAGCTGCCGCTGCCCACGGAGGAGGAGCGCCTGGAGTACGTGCGCTCCAAGCTGGAGGGAAAGAAGCTCCAGACGGTGTCCGAGGTCCCGCTGGCGGGCCTGGCGAAGATGACCGCCGGCCTGTCCCGCATCAACCTGGACCGCGTGCTCACGGAGGCGCTGGAGCGGGAGGTGCGCATCACTCCGGAGCTGCTCAAGGAGAAGAAGAAGGAGCTCATCCAGGCGGAGTGCCACGGCCTCTTGGAGTTCATCGAGCCGGCGCACACGCTGGACGCGGTGGCCGGGCACGCGCCCGCCAAGCAGATGCTGCGTCAGGCGGCGTCCGCGCTGAAGAAGGGCCGCATCGAGGTCATGCCCATGGGGTACCTGGTCAGCGGCCCGGTGGGCACGGGCAAGACGTTCATGGTGAGCTGCTTCGCCGGTGAGATTGGCATCCCGGTGGTGAAGTTCCTGAACTTCCGCAGCCAGTGGCAGGGCGTGACGGAGTCCAACCTGGAGAAGATCTTCAACCTGCTGAAGGCCCTGTGGCCGGTGGCGGTGATGGTCGACGAGGCGGACACCTTCCTCGGCAACCGCGACTCCGGCGGGGACTCGGGCACGAGCAGCCGCATCTTCGGCTCCATCGCGTCCTTCATGGGCAACACGCAGTACCGCGGCAAGATTGTCTGGTTCCTGCTGACGGCGCGCCCGGACCTGCTGCCCATCGACCTGAAGCGCCAGGGCCGCGCGGAGGAGCACCTCGCGCTCTTCTATCCGCAGACGGACGAGGAGCGGAACGAGCTGTTCCAGGCGATGAGCAAGAAGACCGGCGTGTCGGTGGAGGGCGTGGACTCCTTCGCCGCGCTCATCCCCGGCGGCGTGCGCGCCTTCAGCGGCGCGGACATCGAAGCGGTGATGGTGCGCTCGAAGTTCCGCGCGCTGGCGGAGGGGCGCGACCAGGTGACGAAGGACGACCTGGCCGCGGTGCTGGCGGACTTCGTGCCGCCCAGCTACCCGCTGGAGATTGAAATGCAGAACCTGGTGGCGGTGCAGGAATGCACCAGCCGGGCGCTCCTGCCGGAGAACTTCCGCAAGCTGGACCGGGACTACATCAGCAAGCGCGTGCGCGAGCTGAAGATGCTCCTGGAAGAGCAGTAG
- a CDS encoding FtsX-like permease family protein produces MRFDALSRLVRLSLARERKGAFFSAFGVAMGVGALVFFVGLGLGVGRVIRERIFPTDSRLVDVVPPAVSLGLLGGGKLDTAAVERLAALPGVETTYRKMNVRVPAVTRYDGVFFGSRLRMGMEVLAVGVDPGLVQKDVGLAEAKDFKDPGEGKAIPALISTRLLELYNKTFAPARKLPQLSAEMLIGFGFPVEFNRSYVAATSGGPTTTQQAQVVGASDRAMLAGITIPLDTAVRINRASGADADSYSGVTLVAADPSRVPELVEAVKGMGFEIDDQERRLAENAGAAVALTTSALALLSILICVLAAVNIAHAMSSSVRARAKEIGVMQAVGASRADVRAIVLAEAGVVGMLGGAAGTAAALLLAFLVDRLAKGYLPNFPFKPESFFSFPVAVVLGGVLLGLVAALAGAYFPSRRAAATDPARTLAG; encoded by the coding sequence GTGAGGTTCGACGCGCTGTCACGACTGGTGAGGTTGTCCCTCGCGCGCGAGCGCAAGGGCGCGTTCTTCTCCGCCTTCGGCGTGGCCATGGGCGTGGGCGCGCTGGTGTTCTTCGTGGGCCTGGGGCTGGGCGTCGGGCGCGTCATCCGCGAGCGCATCTTCCCCACGGACTCGCGGCTGGTGGACGTGGTGCCCCCGGCGGTGTCGCTGGGCCTGCTGGGCGGCGGCAAGCTGGACACGGCCGCGGTGGAGCGGCTGGCGGCGCTGCCCGGCGTGGAGACGACGTACCGGAAGATGAACGTCCGCGTGCCGGCGGTGACGCGCTACGACGGCGTCTTCTTCGGCTCGCGCCTGCGCATGGGCATGGAGGTCCTCGCGGTGGGCGTGGACCCCGGCCTGGTGCAGAAGGACGTGGGGCTCGCGGAGGCGAAGGACTTCAAGGACCCCGGAGAGGGCAAGGCCATCCCCGCGCTCATCTCCACGCGCCTGCTGGAGCTGTACAACAAGACGTTCGCGCCCGCGCGCAAGCTGCCGCAGCTGTCCGCGGAGATGCTCATCGGCTTCGGCTTCCCGGTGGAGTTCAACCGCTCCTACGTGGCGGCCACGTCCGGCGGGCCCACCACCACGCAGCAGGCGCAGGTGGTGGGCGCGTCCGACCGGGCCATGCTCGCGGGCATCACCATCCCGCTGGACACCGCCGTGCGCATCAACCGCGCTTCGGGCGCGGACGCGGACAGCTACTCCGGCGTCACGCTGGTGGCGGCGGATCCGTCCCGCGTCCCGGAGCTGGTGGAGGCGGTGAAGGGGATGGGCTTCGAAATCGATGATCAGGAGCGCCGGCTGGCGGAGAACGCGGGCGCGGCGGTGGCGCTCACCACGTCCGCGCTGGCGCTGCTCTCCATCCTCATCTGCGTGCTGGCCGCGGTGAACATCGCGCACGCCATGTCCTCGTCCGTGCGGGCGCGCGCGAAGGAGATTGGCGTGATGCAGGCGGTGGGGGCTTCACGCGCGGACGTGCGCGCCATCGTGCTGGCGGAGGCCGGCGTGGTGGGCATGCTGGGCGGCGCGGCGGGGACGGCGGCGGCGCTGCTCCTGGCCTTCCTCGTGGACCGGCTCGCGAAGGGCTACCTGCCCAACTTCCCCTTCAAGCCGGAGAGCTTCTTCTCCTTCCCGGTGGCGGTGGTGCTGGGAGGCGTGCTCCTGGGGCTCGTGGCCGCGCTCGCGGGGGCCTACTTCCCCAGCCGCCGCGCCGCCGCCACGGATCCGGCGAGGACGCTGGCGGGATGA
- a CDS encoding multiheme c-type cytochrome — MAMRAAVLAVLVSALLAGCRRQEARPPEGSPSEQQAPSPTATAAPPGAVLFLSADTRGYLGPCGCSENMRGGIGRAAFQVQQARKGGQPVLYIDGGNSLFGEPHLKADQVPQEERKAKALADAFRTMGIAARATGELDDTRGAAFRQGLGLPEVPSGGVKVLDAGARKVGVVAAASGEALVKASQQAREQGADFVVGLLDQPLEAAQAAAALPGLAANLVVATHSAGEFSAEENRLVRADVPVVALQSKGRSLLRVDLTYAQAKGPFSLQRSQGDVEREVTALEQRMALLDKEIALPGIDPKLKALKQGKRDELSARKQGLLTAPPAPAADVNGFGLRFLPLESNLPTAPDTQALVKAYDADVGQLNLAWAKAHGQDCPLPEKGKAGFVGSAVCADCHPDATAVWEGTKHHHAWETLEEVGKQHHLNCIGCHVTGWQKPGGVCRLDKVAGREDVGCESCHGPGSKHVDAPSPATIVGKPGQAVCVTCHNTENSPHFDFATYLPRILGPGHGGTGKSGQAGEPPSK, encoded by the coding sequence ATGGCCATGCGCGCGGCCGTCCTCGCGGTGCTCGTGAGCGCGCTCCTCGCTGGTTGCAGACGCCAGGAAGCGCGCCCTCCCGAGGGCAGCCCCTCCGAGCAGCAGGCCCCCTCCCCCACCGCCACCGCCGCGCCTCCGGGCGCGGTGCTGTTCCTCTCCGCCGACACGCGTGGCTACCTGGGCCCCTGCGGCTGCAGTGAGAACATGCGCGGCGGCATTGGCCGGGCGGCGTTCCAGGTGCAGCAGGCGCGCAAGGGCGGCCAGCCCGTGCTCTACATCGACGGAGGCAACAGCCTCTTCGGGGAGCCGCACCTCAAGGCGGATCAGGTGCCACAGGAGGAGCGCAAGGCGAAGGCTCTGGCGGACGCGTTCCGCACCATGGGCATCGCGGCGCGCGCCACGGGCGAATTGGACGACACGCGCGGCGCGGCGTTCCGCCAGGGGCTGGGATTGCCGGAGGTTCCTTCCGGCGGCGTGAAGGTGCTGGACGCGGGGGCTCGCAAGGTGGGCGTCGTCGCGGCGGCATCCGGTGAAGCGCTGGTGAAGGCCAGCCAGCAGGCGCGCGAGCAGGGCGCGGACTTCGTCGTGGGCCTTTTGGATCAGCCGCTGGAGGCCGCGCAGGCCGCCGCCGCGCTGCCGGGCCTGGCCGCGAACCTGGTGGTGGCCACGCACAGCGCCGGGGAGTTCTCCGCGGAGGAGAACCGGCTGGTGCGCGCCGACGTGCCGGTGGTGGCGCTGCAGAGCAAGGGGCGCTCGCTGTTGCGCGTGGACCTGACGTACGCCCAGGCGAAGGGGCCCTTCTCACTCCAGCGCTCGCAGGGGGACGTGGAGCGCGAGGTGACGGCGCTGGAGCAGCGCATGGCGCTCCTGGACAAGGAGATCGCCCTGCCCGGCATCGACCCGAAGCTCAAGGCGCTGAAGCAGGGCAAGCGCGACGAGCTGTCCGCGCGCAAGCAGGGCCTGCTCACCGCGCCGCCCGCGCCCGCCGCCGACGTCAACGGCTTCGGGCTGCGCTTCCTGCCGCTGGAGTCGAACCTGCCCACCGCGCCGGACACGCAGGCGCTGGTGAAGGCGTACGACGCGGACGTGGGCCAGCTGAACCTCGCGTGGGCGAAGGCGCACGGCCAGGACTGCCCGCTGCCCGAAAAGGGCAAGGCGGGCTTCGTCGGCAGCGCGGTGTGCGCGGACTGCCACCCGGACGCGACCGCCGTGTGGGAAGGCACCAAGCACCACCACGCGTGGGAGACGCTGGAAGAGGTGGGCAAACAGCACCACCTCAACTGCATCGGCTGTCACGTCACCGGCTGGCAGAAGCCCGGCGGCGTGTGCCGGCTGGACAAGGTCGCGGGGCGCGAGGACGTGGGCTGCGAGAGCTGCCACGGTCCCGGCTCCAAACACGTCGACGCGCCGAGCCCGGCCACCATCGTGGGCAAGCCGGGACAGGCCGTCTGCGTCACCTGCCACAACACGGAGAACTCTCCGCACTTCGACTTCGCCACCTACCTGCCTCGCATCCTCGGTCCCGGCCATGGCGGAACGGGGAAGAGCGGGCAGGCAGGAGAGCCCCCGTCGAAATAG